The following nucleotide sequence is from uncultured Erythrobacter sp..
ATTGGGCGGCACCCTCGGTTATCTGCTTGGCGGTGCGATCGGCGGCGATGCCGCGCGTATCATCGGCGCAGGGATTGGCGGCTCCGCTGGCGCCGTGATTGGCAAACAGTTCGATGATCAGATCAAGGAACTCGACGAGCAGGTCGAAGGGACCGGCGTCGATGTCGAGGAAGTCGGCGACGGCGAAGCCATCCTTGTCCGCCTGCCCGATGGCGTAACCTTTGCGCGCGGATCAGCCGACATCAATCCGGGCTTTTACACGACGCTGGATTCGGTGGCGGACAGCCTGATCAAATATCCAAACAGCTTGGTCGATGTGTACGGCTTTACCGACACGACCGGTTCGGATGCGCTCAATCAGGGCCTGTCAGAGCGACGCGCGCAATCGGTCGCCGATTACTTGGCCGCACGGGGCGTGGCACGCAGCCGCTTCGCGACACAGGGATATGGCGAAAGCTACGACTTCCTTCGCGTGAAGACCGCAGATGGCGTGGACGAACCGCTTAACCGCCGGGTCGAAATCAAGATCATCCCGATCAGCCAGGAAGACGTGGCCGCCGCGCGCGCGCAGTAGTATGTTTTCCGCACGCCCATCCGGGCGTGTAGTATCCTCGCTCATTGCGATCAAAGATCGCATCGCTGCGGGCGCCCTTGCAGGTGTGCTTCGCACGTCTGCGTCTTAGACTTCGACTCCGGGCTTGCGGGTCGCCATTCGGCGACCCGTTTTGATGCTACTTCAGTTGATTCGCCCGGTCAGCCAGCCGCGCCACTGCTTCGCCGTGGATCGCGGGCGAGCAGGCCAATACGCCGAAATCTCGGGGATCGCGCTTGTTGTAGCCTAACGGCTTGCCGAACGCATCGGAGACCTGCGCACCTGCCTCACGTGCGATCAATGTGGCGGCGGCGACGTCCCATTCGAAGCCCCAACGCAACGTCGCGACGAGATCGGCTTGGTCTGCAGCGACCATCGCGATCCTCAGGGCAATCGAGTTCGGCTTGTTCACGACCACGAGATCCGAATCGACGCTCGGCAATTGGTCGATCGGGATGCGCGATCCGCTGAAACTGTCGCGCGTGCTGGCGTTGATCGCAGCATCGTTGAGAGTTGCTCCTTGTCCCGCCACCGCGCACCATTCTTCGCCCCGCGCCGGAGCCGCTAGGATGCCGATCAACGGGCGCCCCGCGCTTATAAGCGCGACTGAAACCGCCCAGCCATCACGTCCGCGCACGAAATCGCGCGTGCCATCGACTGGATCAACCAGCCAGATCAGATCGTTCTTGAGCCGAGCGGGATCATCAGCCGTCTCTTCGGAAAGCCACCCTGCTGATGGCAGCAGTGCACCGAGCTCGCGCCGAAGGAACGAATCGACTTCAAGATCCGCCTCACTCACAGGGTTGCCGGGCGTCTTGTCCCAGGACGCAACCTCATGCCCGGCACCGGGCCAGCGCGAATACGCGATTCTACCCGCTTCCCGGGTTATCTCCTGAAGGCGATTCCTATCAATCATGCGAGGCTCTGTGGTGGAGGCACGCTTGCCACTTTTCAAGCGCTGCGAACCATGCTTAGGCAGCGCTAAGAAACTTCTCCCCGGTATACCTGCCCTCGCACGACGAAGAGGCGGGACATCGGAAATTCTAAAGGGATCACGCTGCAATGAACGTCCATGAATATCAGGCCAAGGAACTGCTCAAGGAACACGGGCTTGCCATTCCCGCGGGCCACGCGGCGCTGACCGTCGAGGAAGCGGTTGCCGGGGCCAAGCAGCTTCCAGGACCGCTCTATGTGGTTAAGGCGCAGATTCACGCCGGTGGACGCGGCAAAGGCAAGTTCAAGGAACTGCCCGAGGATGCCAAGGGCGGTGTCCGCCTCGCCTTCTCGCTCGACGAAGTGGAAAGCCACGCCAAGGAAATGCTCGGCAACACGCTGGTTACGATCCAGACCGGCGACGCGGGCAAACAGGTCAATCGCCTCTACGTCACAGACGGCGTCGATATCGAAAGCGAATACTACCTCGCCATGCTGGTGGACCGCGCGACTGGCCGTGTCGCGATGGTCGCATCGACCGAAGGCGGGATGGATATCGAGGACGTCGCCCACGAAACGCCTGAGAAGATCACCACGATCACGATCGACCCGGCACAGGGATTCATGCCGCATCATGGCCGTGCAGTTGCTTTCGCACTCAAACTGTCGGGTGCGCTGAACAAGAAGTGCCAGAAGCTCGCCGCCCAGCTCTACACGGCCTTTATGGCGAGCGATTGTGAGATGCTCGAAATCAACCCGCTGGTCGAAACCAAGCCTGACGCAGAGGGCAATGCCGATCTGCTGGTGCTCGACACCAAGATGAGCTTCGACGGCAACGCGCTCTATCGCCACCCGGCAATCGAAAAAATGCGCGACGAGACCGAGGAAGACCCTGCTGAAGTCGAAGCTAGCGAATACGACCTCGCCTATATCAAGCTCGACGGCAATATCGGCTGCATGGTCAACGGTGCGGGCCTTGCGATGGCGACGATGGATATCATCAAGCTCAACGGTGCGTTCCCGGCCAACTTCCTGGACGTAGGCGGCGGCGCGACGACCGAGAAGGTGACGGCAGCGTTCAAGATCATCCTCGCCGATGACGCTGTCGAAGGCATTCTGGTGAACATCTTCGGCGGGATCATGCGCTGCGACACCATCGCTGAAGGCATCGTTGCAGCGGCCAAGGAAGTCGAGCTCGACGTGCCACTGGTCGTCCGTCTCGAAGGCACCAATGTCGACAAGGGTAAGGAAATCCTCGCCAATTCCGGCCTGCCGATTGTCCCAGCTGACGATCTGGGCGACGCCGCGAAGAAGATCGTCGCCGAGGTGAGGCAGGCGGCTTAAGCCGTAATCATCGCATCAAATTTTTAGAGCCGCGCCCGTTTCAACTGGCGCGGCTTTTTCGTATCAACGCGTCGGCGCTGGCTCTGGCAATATCGGTGCGCTGCTATCCTGATAGGTCAGCCAATTGCGCCAGATATCGTGCGTGCGTTGGTCGGTCAGGCGGATCATGCAGCGCAAAGTCATCGCGTTACGGATCGAACCTTCCTTCCAAGCTTCGTAGACCGCGATGCATTCCCGATCACGGTACAAGTTGAAGGCAATATCGGATTCGCGGATCTGATCGGCCAGAGCACTGTCGTTGTCGTTCGAGCCTAGCGCCGCTTCAAGGTAACGCGCCTGACGTAGCTTGGCGCGATCACTCACGTCACCGAGGCAATCGTTGATAGCGACAGTCGTACCATCGCAATCGTATGATCCGGTCGACCGCTCAGCGGCGCGAAAGTTGAAGATGAGCTCCTGTGGTTCGAGCTTTTCGCTCTTCATCCGAACTGCTGCGACTAGGCCACTTCCAGGGTTCTCCGGATCAGCGCAGCGCAACGTCAGAGCATTGAAGAACACCGCGCAGGGCTCAACCGCAATGAGGCGGAACGTGAGCATATCGTCCTTCTCTTCCCACCCGGTCAGGTCGGCGTTGAAGTGCTTTAGCCGCAGGACCAGCGTGCCGTTCTCCTGCATCAGATACATATGCTCGGTGAACATGATCGCGCCATCGGTGGTCTCCTGCACGAAGGTCCCGACCATGGTCCCGCCAGAGGGTGGCAACCAGCTTTCCATCGCAGGCGCGCCCTGAATGCCCTCACCGACCCACTGACCGACCAGCCAATCCACCTGATCGAGAGTGGCGGGGCGCGATTCGAAGCCCTTCTCGCCGATCCGGGTTTCCGGTGCCGATTCCTGCGCTGCCGCTGTCCCGGCAAGGGCTAACGCCGCGAAGACAGCCCCCAATACGTGTCCGATTGCATTCATTGCACGCTCTCCCGTCACTTACATTCCCTCCGATGCAACTCTAAGGCAAGCATCGCAATTAGGAGGGTTGACGCAGGGTAGACGTAGCGCGAGACGGCAATTCGACAGACACATGAAAAGAATCTTGCTGCCTCTCGTTTGCTTGACGTTTACGTAAACGCGAGCTAGGGCGGCCGCGAGAGTTTGAGACAGGAAGGAATCCCCATGAAAATCCTCGTCCCCGTGAAGCGGGTGATCGATTACAACGTGAAGCCACGGGTGAAAGCCGATGGCTCGGGCGTCGACCTC
It contains:
- a CDS encoding OmpA family protein — its product is MKTSRILLSGTAALALMGTSACVTDPNTGEQKVSRTGIGAALGGTLGYLLGGAIGGDAARIIGAGIGGSAGAVIGKQFDDQIKELDEQVEGTGVDVEEVGDGEAILVRLPDGVTFARGSADINPGFYTTLDSVADSLIKYPNSLVDVYGFTDTTGSDALNQGLSERRAQSVADYLAARGVARSRFATQGYGESYDFLRVKTADGVDEPLNRRVEIKIIPISQEDVAAARAQ
- a CDS encoding 3'(2'),5'-bisphosphate nucleotidase CysQ — translated: MIDRNRLQEITREAGRIAYSRWPGAGHEVASWDKTPGNPVSEADLEVDSFLRRELGALLPSAGWLSEETADDPARLKNDLIWLVDPVDGTRDFVRGRDGWAVSVALISAGRPLIGILAAPARGEEWCAVAGQGATLNDAAINASTRDSFSGSRIPIDQLPSVDSDLVVVNKPNSIALRIAMVAADQADLVATLRWGFEWDVAAATLIAREAGAQVSDAFGKPLGYNKRDPRDFGVLACSPAIHGEAVARLADRANQLK
- the sucC gene encoding ADP-forming succinate--CoA ligase subunit beta; this translates as MNVHEYQAKELLKEHGLAIPAGHAALTVEEAVAGAKQLPGPLYVVKAQIHAGGRGKGKFKELPEDAKGGVRLAFSLDEVESHAKEMLGNTLVTIQTGDAGKQVNRLYVTDGVDIESEYYLAMLVDRATGRVAMVASTEGGMDIEDVAHETPEKITTITIDPAQGFMPHHGRAVAFALKLSGALNKKCQKLAAQLYTAFMASDCEMLEINPLVETKPDAEGNADLLVLDTKMSFDGNALYRHPAIEKMRDETEEDPAEVEASEYDLAYIKLDGNIGCMVNGAGLAMATMDIIKLNGAFPANFLDVGGGATTEKVTAAFKIILADDAVEGILVNIFGGIMRCDTIAEGIVAAAKEVELDVPLVVRLEGTNVDKGKEILANSGLPIVPADDLGDAAKKIVAEVRQAA
- a CDS encoding DUF6265 family protein, coding for MNAIGHVLGAVFAALALAGTAAAQESAPETRIGEKGFESRPATLDQVDWLVGQWVGEGIQGAPAMESWLPPSGGTMVGTFVQETTDGAIMFTEHMYLMQENGTLVLRLKHFNADLTGWEEKDDMLTFRLIAVEPCAVFFNALTLRCADPENPGSGLVAAVRMKSEKLEPQELIFNFRAAERSTGSYDCDGTTVAINDCLGDVSDRAKLRQARYLEAALGSNDNDSALADQIRESDIAFNLYRDRECIAVYEAWKEGSIRNAMTLRCMIRLTDQRTHDIWRNWLTYQDSSAPILPEPAPTR